From the genome of Oryza glaberrima chromosome 1, OglaRS2, whole genome shotgun sequence:
GCTTGCATAGTCACGGAAAAAGCCCACCACGTACATAACCGATAAGATCAATCGATCGGTTTCACGGAGCAATGCAAATCTATCTTCAGAGCAGCAATGCCTCTATGACTCTATTCGCATCCAGTGATGCAAATCCATCGCCAAGATGCAATCTATATACCCCCGGTACCCATTGCATTGTGTATCACAACGCTAGCTTGTACATGTGCGCGCATGAACTACGGGCTTAATTTGCACCTCCGAGCGAAACATTGATCGTTTCTTATGAAGCACACGCCCACTGGTGGGTCAGTCACGATCGCGCATTCAAAATCTCTCATGTTTTTACAGTAAAATCCACCCTGGAGCCTGGATGACGGGAGAATGTAGACCGCTCCTCAACTCTGTGCTCGTTGGACTTGGACGCAGCCTATAAGTGGCTGACCCCGAGTTCTCCGAGTTAGCAAGAAGCCACTCCACTCGGCCGCTCCTGCATGTATAACTAGCTAGCTCTAGCTCGCTCAGGCACTCGATCCACCGCCGGGCGCGTTGGATTGAGATAGGCCGAGGAGATGATATCCGGGCACGACTTCTAcacggtgatggcggcggtggtgccgcTGTACGTGGCGATGTTCCTGGCGTACGGGTCGGTGCGGTGGTGGGGCATCTTCACGCCGGACCAGTGCTCCGGCATCAACCGCTTCGTCGCCATCTTCGCCGTGCCGCTCCTGTCCTTCCACTTCATCTCCACCAACGACCCGTACGCCATGAACCTCCGCTTCCTGGCGGCGGACACGCTGCAGAAGCTGCTCGTCCTGGCGGGGCTCGCCGCGTGGTCGCGCCTCCCCTCGCGGACCGGCGCGCCGCGGCTGGACTGGTCCATCAcgctcttctccctctccacgCTGCCCAACACGCTCGTCATGGGGATCCCGCTGCTGATCGCCATGTACGGGCCATACTCCGGCTCGCTCATGGTCCAGATCGTCGTGCTCCAGTGCATCATCTGGTACACGCTGATGCTCTTCCTCTTCGAGTTCCGCGCCGCGCGGATGCTGATCGCCGACCAGTTCCCGGACACGGCGGCGTCCATCGTGTCCCTGCACGTCGACCCGGACGTGGTGTCGCTGGAGGGCGGCCACGCGGAGACGGAggccgaggtggcggcggacgggcggCTGCACGTCACCGTGCGCCGGTCCTCGGTGTCGCGGCGGTCGCTGCTGGTCACGCCGCGGCCGTCGAACCTGACGGGAGCGGAGATCTACTCGCTTAGCTCGTCGCGGAACCCAACCCCGCGGGGCTCCAACTTCAACCACGCCGACTTCTTCGCCATGGTTGGCGGCGGGCCACCGCCCCCGACGCCCGCTGCGGTGCGCGGCTCGAGCTTCGGCGCCTCCGAGCTCTACTCGCTGCAATCGTCGCGGGGCCCAACCCCGAGGCAGTCCAACTTCGACGAGCACTCGGCACGGCCGCCGAAACCACCGGCAACGACCACGGGGGCACTCAACCACGATGCCAAGGAGCTCCACATGTTCGTGTGGAGCTCGAGCGCGTCTCCCGTCTCAGAAGTCAGCGGCCTGCCTGTGttcagtggcggcggcgctctc
Proteins encoded in this window:
- the LOC127760174 gene encoding auxin efflux carrier component 3a produces the protein MISGHDFYTVMAAVVPLYVAMFLAYGSVRWWGIFTPDQCSGINRFVAIFAVPLLSFHFISTNDPYAMNLRFLAADTLQKLLVLAGLAAWSRLPSRTGAPRLDWSITLFSLSTLPNTLVMGIPLLIAMYGPYSGSLMVQIVVLQCIIWYTLMLFLFEFRAARMLIADQFPDTAASIVSLHVDPDVVSLEGGHAETEAEVAADGRLHVTVRRSSVSRRSLLVTPRPSNLTGAEIYSLSSSRNPTPRGSNFNHADFFAMVGGGPPPPTPAAVRGSSFGASELYSLQSSRGPTPRQSNFDEHSARPPKPPATTTGALNHDAKELHMFVWSSSASPVSEVSGLPVFSGGGALDVGAKEIHMVIPADLPQNNGSGKEHEEYGAVALGGGGGGENFSFGGGKTVDGAEAVDEEAALPDGLTKMGSSSTAELHPKVVDVDGPNAGGGAAGAGQHQMPPASVMTRLILIMVWRKLIRNPNTYSSLLGLAWSLVAFRWHVSMPAIVEKSISILSDAGLGMAMFSLGLFMALQPSIIACGKSAAVVSMAVRFLAGPAVMAAASIAIGLRGTLLHVAIVQAALPQGIVPFVFAKEYNVHPAILSTAVIFGMLIALPITLLYYILLGL